In the Argiope bruennichi chromosome 8, qqArgBrue1.1, whole genome shotgun sequence genome, TTACAGatgatttaacttttattttctttaaatagtttcAATTGATAGCAGTTGGATAGCGCATAATAGATCTGTCGTAGTGAATTACAACTTTCCTTATTGCTTCATGAAACTCATGTtagaaatttcattgaattatttaacattttcttgaatttctctttgaattttaaaaggacTAGCTTTAGGAATGCACGACATAGTTGCATCGTTTTCAgtaagaatattaatttcataaaaagaaaaaaaatgaagtaaatgtaaattttttatagcgGCTTTTAGATCTGACTGAGACAAATTTGTCTGCTTGAACTGTTCACGCTCACTCTCAAGCCGATCATTGCTTGGCCAGATCGTATTGGAATACGGCTGAACAGCTCAACTCCACTTAGTATCGAAGCGATAATTCGAAAAGAATTACTGGCAAAGCCTGTATTATAgtaaaccaataaaaaaacttttgaacttCAACTTTAAGAAAAAGGAGGTTTGGAAGGAAGGTAGAAGGTTGTGTTTTTCCGGCTCTactttctgtattaatttttggTGCGTGGAAGGAAGGCAGCTAGAAGTGAAGGCTGTTCTTGTTTCGAGTGTTTGTTTTTGCCATTGGTTTGTTCGCagcttttgatttttgttttctctaAACAAATCCATTATGGTGTTTCTGTTGGGGGTGGTTCCCTAGCTTGCTCTTCAGTTTTTGCGTTGACTTCAGCTgaagtttttctctttatttttgggGTGCCAAGGTGGCTGGCACTGGATTCTGGAAAATAAAGGTAGGATTTTTCtagtttttccttttaattgtttCGTTTTCTACTAGTTTTGATTCTGGCTGCATCGTATTAGATTCTTCGTCAGTAATGACGAAGAGGAAACCAGAAGACTTTGAGTCAGAGGGGAAATATAAGGATAGGaaactaaattatattcttaCAAATGAGTTCTCGGAGAGGGACAAAGCAAACATTGCAATTCAAAGGGGTTGCcccaaaataaaattgtgcattgaTAGTAATAATGGCCCGTCGCCATGGATTAAACCCAAATCAATCAATGCCACGTTCGGACCACTGACCCACAAAGAAGACACTTTTTccctaaacaaatacaaaaaattggtTCTAGTTACTCGGCACTTAAGCTCAGTGGAGAAAGTAACTGATTTTGTAAAGAGTGTTCCGGAAGCAAGGATTCGTATCATTGATACgaatattgtaacaaaatacaTCATCCGTGATGTTGACACGGATTACAGCATAGTGGAAATTAATGAAGAACTATCTTCACAGGATATCATCGCAACAAAAAtagttagatttaaaaagaagggGACGGCAGAACCTATCCCAATTGTTCTTATTGAAGAAATTGGGAAAACTAATCGATCCGAAATAAAGATCGGCAGACTTATCTTTAAAGTgtccaaatttattgaaaaccctAAAGTTTGTTATAAATGCTTAAGATTTGGTCATACACAACTCCGGTGTCAACAAGATAAGAGGTGTAAAAATTGTGGGGGCTCACATGCCGAGGATTGTAAGGTACCCACTAAATGTTTTAGATGCGAAGAGACTCACGACGCTCTCGACAAAAAATGTAGGTTTTACAACCTAGAAAAAGAGATTATAAACCTGGTTAGAGAAAAAGACATATCATTTCAGGAAGCAAGGAGGATAGCGAAATCGCAATCTTTTGCACAAAAGGTTAAGGGCGATCAGCCGGTCCAGTGTACCGAAATCCCCAAAAAACAAATAACGGACCTCTACTCGGCTTTACAAGACTTAACAAAACTAATTTCTGCTCTAATACCCCAAGGGAATGAACTCGTAAAACTCCAAGAAGTCAACAGACAGTGCATTGCACGTATTGGGGAGACTCAAGGAAATTTAGAGAAACAAGTAGAAGAGAATATTACTCTCCGGAAACAAATCGAGACTCAAAGGGCAACGATTGACTCGCTACAATCTAAAATTGCCCTTCTGGAATCCAATCTTGAATATAGTCACGTTCTGAGCCCAGGCGTTGTGCACGATCAACGGTCCCTcgctgaaataaatcatttcagtgTTGCGGAGGATTTCTCGGGTATcggataattaaaagaaaaaaaagggaaaaattaaaagtttttactttttttataatttttattaattttttttttatttatttttttccatgagGTTTATTCAGTGGAATGTTAGGGGGATCAAAAATAAGATCCCTTGGCTGCAGGCCCCCCCTTTTTCGGCGGCCCAGTGTTTAATTTTGCAGGAAACATGGCTCAATGAGTCTGCATCCTTTtctcttaaaaacaaaaaaatctttcgagCTGAAAGACAAAATTCTACTAGAGGTGGATTGCTAATTGCAGTAGAACAGAATATCCCTGCCCAGATTTTGTCACACTCACTTCCTCCGTCAACAGTGGAGGTCTTAGCGGTTAAAATATGGATTGGACCAAATTCAGAATTCCCACTAACGGTTATCAATCTTTACTCTCCTGGAGGTAAATTTGATGACAACTGGTTGGAATCCTTGTACTCGCAAATCTCTTCTCCTTTCGTTTTACTGGGGGATTTTAATATACACCATCCAGCACTTGGGAGCGATCATTTATCTTCCGATGCAAACCGGGTCCTGGATTGGATTAGCACAAAACATATGTGCTTGCTTAACACGAAACAATATACCAGATACCAGGGGACTCAAGCCCCTTCGTTATTAGATTTGTCCATCTGCTCCGCagatataattaataagattaatattgAGATCTCGCATGATATGTATGACAGCGATCACTGtcccatttttatttccttttgcaatTTAGATGCAAAGTCTATCTATACTCGAAAATACATCAATTGGGGCCAATTCTCAAAGAAGGTCAATGCTCTTCTTCAAGGTAATGGGGATGTCTCTTCCCTTGATAGACTTACCAATATCTTCCAGGTAAGCGCAAACTCATCATCGTACTCGTTTTCTAAATCAACACACTCGCACTGTCCTTGGTGGGACGCTAGATGTAACTACCTTAAGGCCCTCAAAAGGAAATTGTTAAGAAAGGCGAAATCATATCCCTCCATCTTAAACTGGACTGCATACAAAGAAATGGCGGCAGCTCTCAGAAAATATGTTAAGTATAAAAAACGCAGTTTTTGGGAGAAAACTTGTCAGGAGGTTGCTTCTTCCCATCAGGCTTTTAGCATCGTTAAAGCCCTACTAAACAAAGATGAGTCTCCCTGTAAATCCAATCTTGTTCTCTCTTCGGGTACTACTCTGATAGCGCCGACTGCTCAAGCAAATGCAATTGCAGCTAACTTAATTAAGAGAGCACCAAATGTGCGTATTCCTTTAGATTTCTCAGTAGATGATCcagaaaattatgatgaaatgagTTTGAACCGTCCGTTTTCCTTTAGGGAATTCCAAAACgcattaaaaagaacaaaaaacaaatCCCCTGGCATGgacaagataaataagaaaatgttgtctTGTCTTtccgatgaaaataaatttaaaattctcgatttattcaataacttatgGGCGAACACGATTGTTCCAGAAAGCTGGAGAATAGCGAagattattcctattttaaaacccAAGAAAAATGCAGCAGAGATCACATCCTACAGACCCATCGCGTTAACATCAGTATTGGGAAAGATTTTTGAACGGATTATTCTGGACAGGCTTTTGCggtattatttggaaaaaagatttttctctccttttcatGCTGGTTTCCTCCCGTACAAAGGCTGTGACAGCCTCTCTGCAGCcctgttcaataaaattttaacagccaGAGCTAATAAGAAACTTGTGTATGGTATGTCTTTTGATCTAAAGTCTGCGTATGACAACGTATGGCATGACGGcttgatgctaaaaattttacaatcggGGATTAAGGGTAAGATTGCCCTGTGGATCTCACAGTTCTTACATGAAAGGAAAGCATTTGTTTCATGGAGAGGAGTGTCTTCCTCACTTTTTAAGCATGAAAGGGgcgttccgcaaggaagtgttcTTTCTCCGTTGctcttcacaatttttatgaatgacatATATAGCATTTTACCCAATgatgttttttgctttatatatgcaGATGACGTTTTTATATTAGTTGAAGAAAACAATATCGAAGCGATCAAAAATAAGATGCGGTTCTGTGTTACTAAACTGGAAAGCTGGTGCGACGAATGGCATATGGATATTGCTCCccagaaaagtaatattataaacctCTCATCTCGTAAATCGCCAGTGGGGTTTGGAGTCCTTTTTCACGGCTGTAGTATCCCTTGGTCTAATAACGTTCGCTATCTAGGCATTCAGTTTGCTTCAACCTTGTCTTTCCGTTCGCATATCGACCAGATCAGAACTAaagcctttaaaaagttaaatgtgatCAAAAGTTTGGCTGCTCCCAGATGGGGTGCAAACGCATctaatttgataaacatttgcaaTGCGTGCATTACACAATCCATGGAATTTGGAGCACATACGGTTGGCATGATGAATAAAGCTGGTTTTGCAGCTTTACAAACGATTCAAAACAACATCCTTCGTTTTGCTCTTGGACTCCCACGATGGACACCTatcccaattttatttaaaatatcaaatgaaataaatatgagacttaggtttgaaaagaaaaacgtgTTATTCTTTGTTAATCAGTTCTCAGCCCGCGAATACACTGAAGTTTCGAGATCAATTTCCGAGGTGAAGTCTGTAATCTCTAACCGCATTTTCCAAAGACTTCCCTGCGCAGGCACTTTAGAAGAATATTGCCATCAAAAAAACCTGTCCCTGGACCAAATAATCCCGATTATGGTCCCGGTTAGTTGGGATGATTGTGAACATTTTACCATTAAAACCCATGACTTCGGCTTCCAACAAAAGAGCTTGGATTCGACTACAATTAAACGTTTGTTCGCCGAGTTCAAATCACAGCTATCCCCAAATCAAATTATACTGGCCACAGACGCATCCAAGAATGAGAATTCTACTGCGGTGGCGGCTATAAACTGCTCCTCGAAGGAAGTCATTAAGGGAACGGTTCACAACATTAACTCTGTGTTTTCAGGGGAGGGTTTTGCCATAGCTCTGGCTGTAATGAACTTTGTCAAAGaacataaagattatattttattgactgaCAGTTTATCTAATTTGACAGCCCTGAGATGCCTAAATTTCCATTCTCCCAAAAGTGCCCTTTTTGTGGCCCGCGTTATATTTGATGCCTTAAAGACATGTTCCTCGTTAGAACTGATATACACTCCTGCCCACGTTGGAATTGCAGAAAATGAACGGGCTGATGATTTAGCTAAGCAAGCGTTAACTTCTTCAAATATTTGTGACTGGATCTCGCCCGAAGACACTTGTTCAGTTTATACTAAAATCGTACGACATAAACAAGATTTAGAATGGGAaaattctaaatactatgaaaaatacaaatggcTTGTTTCTTTCAATCTTAAAAAACTTAAGTTATCTAGACGTAATGAGGTTTTAATATTACGATTAATATCTAGGACTCTTCCAGTAAATGCAGTTCTTCATAAATGTAGGCTCATTGAATCACCAAATTGTGcccattgccagattccagaaacTTGTGAACATTTTGTTCTTTCTTGCAGTAGATACGAGTCAGCGAGAAATTCTCTCCGTGCTAAGTTGGGTTGTGTTCCACTCTCTTTTGACTGGATTTGTGATTTCTCCGTACAGGGTCGTGATAAAGTGAAGGCTATGTTGGCTTTCCTTGTGGCTTctgacagattttaaaaatttttttgtgatattcgagttttgatttttgtgaacccggcacaagctaagaatccgttcaggagcatacgccggtaaacaaacctcattccttccttccttccttccttcaaCTTTAACTTCGTTACACAGCACAAGTTTTACAGAGTTGGGAGTCCCCTGTGCCTTCTTTTGCTTTGTAAAATTGTTataagaatttcagttttaaataattttttaaatcggaTTTATTGTTAGTAATGGCGCAAACAACTGATCCGttactttctaatataaaaaGCATACCTAAAGATGCTCAGATTATAGATGCGATAGTTAAAGATGAGGGAATTACTGATTATGAAGATAGAATTATAAATCGGTTGTTGGAATTCGTTAATAGTAAGTATCGCTTCTAATTTTTcacattcattttaattgattaataaaataaatgttgtcTTGAATTTTTGGTTATGAATAAGTAATTATAGGCACTCTATGGAAATTTACAACTGAAATTGAAAAAGgcattttataagtatttaattcGTTGTTAATTTTTAGGGGAATgtagagaaaaaattttagaattaccaGACGAACAAGTAGTATGTACcgattgtatatttaaatatcaaattcatcAAAAGTTTTGTCACATCTTGTGTCGAATTTTGTGTACAGCCtataaatggtattttttttttattattattattctaaagttCCATTCAGCATtgaaaaatgagaatttcaaTTGGGTCTATGTACTGATACTCAAAATTGTGTTTCAGTCTATATTCCCTCTATTTTGTCATCATTGATGAAAAGCAAAATTCaccatattcaaaataatttcagatctactgtcatttcaaaataatatttcataaaccttttattccattaaataatgaataatgttatttctttaatatttaaaaacacgaAGAGTCAATTACAATATTTCTGTAATCTACAAAATAAAGTTtgattctttgaattatttatacaCTAAGAAATATCTTAAaggtattttgaaatatagaagtattcataaattcaaaaagaCCTTACATACCCACACccatattatatacaaatttgaaacattttaatagtagtaatttatgtaattatgttttacacaacattttttttttcttttaagaatatgcTGGTAATATAATTGATGATGCTCAGCGTTTGGCCAATcattcaaataataagaaaacaattgATGTACAAGATGTAGCTCTTGCAATAAGCCAAcagagtaataaaaatttcatcactaCACCTGATAAAGAAGTAAGTTTAAATGTTtccaattttactaaaattttgattacttttttgcTACTGATTCTGCTAAACAGATTAAatcaagtattattaaaaaaatgtttggttgttaatttatctcttttccataataaattattatattttagcagacttcttataaatgaatattagattcaaataaatagaattttatgtataatttttagaaataagaatacTTAAAAGTCCTTGGTAATATTAAATTGATGTAAatgaacataatttatataatataatgaatattaacaTGTTGAAGAACAACAATACTGATCTGTATTATATCGAATTATTGCTTAATTAACACTTGCCTGAGGCAAACTTTTGGCTAAACTACCTgccatttttaaatgtatttaatagacTAACATCTTTAGGGATTTATTGCTGTTTGCAGTAAACATGGAATTTTTGTcaactttttaaatgattaataactGGCATGCATTTAATATGCAAATTCATTGAATCATTAAAAGTACGTTGCctttcagtgatttaaatattaatttttgatatgattttggaaataatttatctaGTATCATCTCTCCTTGTTTGTTTTGTGTTAAAAGAATGGGATGGTCCCTATATTGATAAATGGACTTCCAGTTTTCCTTGGtggtatatataaataatacagacTGTTTATAGTTCCACTATCTATGATACAGTGCAGAGATTTGCTATGTTTTTGTAATGGATCTATTTTGCATACTTCCATGTGTTCCATTATCTATAAGAATCTGTTCATTCTGCATTTTGAATATcttattaatataacaatatttcatttattgttatcttctgctttaactaaataaaaaatattgaattaaagcaAATTGCTCTATAGGTAATAAGGATATGCATTTGTTTTTGTATtacatttgttattattatattatggttaaatatgatttcaattatgaaaaattaaatataaattctgagttTACAAGAAGATATTGgttaatatttgctttttgacacaatcataaaaaaagtcaGCAATTGTCTATGGTAAGAAATAAGAGGGTTACTATTGTAAACAATCTATTGGTcttgataatttcaattttagcaATAATGATAGTGTTTATTATGTTGTATATGTTTACATAAGTTTTTGGCAATGtggcttgataaaaaaaaaggtttcaagaaacatttttttaaaaacatgtatagaagcaaaattaatttgaagccttaaaaattttattttaggattttttgTGTATTAATTTGGCTGGTTAAGGTTatgtaaaatcaatataaatttaaatataaaattgttgcgGATTAAGTTTGtataaaattgctataaattttctgtttgttgaattatttttatatgtttcagcTTACAGCAATCATGGCAAAAAGCAAAAATACTATGCCTTTACCTCAAATTAAATCCAGTTCTGGAATGCGTTTGCCTCCAGATAGATATAGCTTAATTGCTTGTAACTATCGTTTAAAATCGCCATCAAAGAAAGTAAGTAATaagattgtattttttataattatgcatagtaaagaaatttaatcatataattttcttgttctatttatatttatctttcaattctattcattaaaatttaaattggagaTCTGtgttatatttcaacattttttcattttcaacaaactttttaattgatattttttaagaatccATGTTTTAGCTTCTTGATGTgttatagaataaatttccatttctgatttcaaatttttaattaaattctagaaaattttcctgaattttcaagtatattataaattatccaatttttaaaacatattactttCTTATGGTTTTTATTGTATATGATTTAACCCTTTGAGCACCCAATTATTCTAAGCATAGCATCTCAAAAATTTATCTCTGTCCAACAAGAGTCCTTTCAAAAAATATCAGTGTACACTTGAGAAGTGTTTCGAAAAAGAACTAAGCGAAATTCTCTTCCCCCCTTCTCATCTGTGGGAGGTTCATTTACTTCTAGGAAAATAGAATCTCCCCTACTCCTTATCATTGGGTGGTCTCTCCACTCCCACCCCCTCtccttttcttttcattcattagcAAATTGAGGTTTTCAAACCAAGCCCTCTAACCCCAAATtcgaatttctatatttcattactTCTCCCTCCgaggaaagaaaaatatgctaaaagatattttttgcatGTGGTTTTAATTctgttaactaattttttaaagttttgctatagttgaaatgattataatacatcttttatttcaatatttttttctagaaacctcagcattacaaattttcatttcattagtattttataataattatgatttaaaatgatttttctgaaacatAAATGCACCGAAACGATGTTATAAATTTACGTCTTTCCTacaaattaatatgcatttgaaaaaattaatttgagtataatatttttgtcttaattgttttattttttccctggaaatttaatttaaggtaactttcgcattgaaataaaaggatggaaagttaaaatttttgtcagaaaTTGCTTAAATTTCCATATAACTGAAAGTTAAAAAGTCCATTATTTAAGGAGGGGGAGGgggaaatgtaatatttttaatgacttgcAAGAATgaatataatctaataattcTTTGACAAGCTTATACAAACATATTCATACATTTGGAATACAATGATTTGTAGATAGGCTACAAATGTTATGAAGTTCATAAGATTTGAAATTCTCTCTAAGGGGATCCAATGCctttaaataaagatgaatgatatattgcaattttttgcccaatattatttaggaattttatatcagttcattgaaaatttcaactgATAGTgcaaatatttagtgaaatacgtaaaaatgtgaaaatttatccTGGCCATGCCTCTTTAggctgaatattttatatttaacagcctaaatatattttttgtttttcgagttatttttttagaattagttGCAATATATATTAGGTATCTCATATGtcacatttttcaaattgtttcctAGCTATTTTGAAGTGCTCCTGAAAGATTTAATAGAATAAGGACTCTCATCATTACTGTTTAAAAGAAGCAGATATTTTTTCTTGACTTTAAAAAAGTAACGACAGATTGATATGGTAGAATAGCAAAATtggtttcaatttcatttcaataaaaatgtagataactcaataaaattctgaagaaaaagtttccccaaaacaaaatttttgtctctgaaaagtttatcttttgaattttaatgtgaatCAAAAGTTGTCTATACTCTTTTTccattgattgaaatttaaattaagatttaataaataaataaaattaacaattttgaaaaagattttctttattgaatatcTACTGCTCAAGAAgtaattatatgccaaattttataaatataggaCCATCTGTTTATGTATAGTTAATTTTTGGTGATTGTTGCTTCTTGGAATTTACAAAAAACAGTATgactgtaatataaatattttacattttttaatccaaaagctgtaacaggggtgtttgtgctccggggaaaccccggaattccggggattttgaacttcgatacccggaaattccggagatcgtcgttcaaaagaaagtaggaataataatgaattatttattttgatctgggtaattttgtttgctttgaaagcagaaaacgcaaggtcagtgtgtgtagtgaaaacttttcctttctttctccaaaggcagtgataatgcgtgaaaaggggaaaaagaacttcttttttgttctttccttattgcgagttatgactcattcccccggttctcggacattctcttctggattcttttcggcaagtaggcgcgacagaaaaaaaagggagagacttcgttcgaccagatgtgcgatcacgtgacctgggttcaaaggtcttaattttgcaaaaaaagtaattcattgaacttttataattaggtcattcaatacttcataatcataatttttcatttctccccccccccttctcgaaactccaaaatgtcggtagtaagtccgtaaaagtttcaggggattttttggggtcccacaaacacccctggtaatataaatttatataaagaattcttgaggcaaaatttaaattaattgctttttgtcttttttttagtACGTAATAAGTTGCAAAAGCTAGAGAAAATTTGTTAAGCGATGTTTGCAAGCAACACAAGAGTGCAATACCTTTTTAaccattgtttttctttatttttctgaaaattaatcaaagaatTCATAATATGCTGTTTCTCCTAtagtaattacaaataatataacaCTTACATGTAATTAATTCTTTACTATTTATATTCCTATTTtcctaaaaatgattttatttatcatttttctgtaTTAGTATGCCATATATACGAATAAATATGGGAAATAAGTTAATATTAAGTGTGCcacaagcattttaaaaataaataatgaaagaagaatGCTGTGTTTAAATAAGAATGCATTTCTGTATCTAAtcacaaaacattttcattgaacACCTATAAAGAagaattcagagaaaaaaaaattaacgcttatttaagaagtatattggaaatgaattttctaaGTCTATTTCttgatctaaataaaataatttccagaaaATGTATCTGACGGAACCTAGAATCAAGTATCGCATCTCCGTTATTAggtcacaaaatatattaatatatatgagTACTGATATGAATCTCTTAATATTTTGAACTCTGACATAGTGTCAATATTTTTCCTTCCCATTTGTAAatcataagtaattatttttaaatctcattaatattttaatgcatttcaaattagaaacaaaaacttaatttttagatattgaaatatgaaattcctTGCAAGACTTTATAccgtactttaaaaaaaatgaaaaagaaaattgtaacatTCTTAcatcgaaaatcaaattttaaaaaacagtctTGATTTCTTAACAGAAACCTACCAAGGCATTCATGTCATGGATGAATTTTGAtgcaaagtaattatttattttaaaaataaataaatgaaataaattccttttttgttttattttgttatccTTTAGAAGGTGTTAGACATATTTTAAGATTGTTTAATAGTAACTTTTTGTCATAAGATGTTCAGAAATATTTggctttattaataaagaaaagttcttaaattattattatgataaataaaatcttgtGAGAAGATTTTTTCCCTTAAGTTTCCGAAATCTGCATGAAAAACTTCATAAAGTAATCTATCATTGCCCAAAAAGCCATTAACAGAGGGAGACAGTAAAGACGAAAAAACGCGTCATCGCCCGTTTCGATGGTTCAATTCAAAGTAGGAAAAAAACCGTCTTAAAAGCAACTGAACAGGTCGAAATAAAATGTTTCCGCTCGTCTTGGAGCAGACTTGCTTTGCACAAAAGCACGTCTCCGGTGCTTGGAGGGTTAAGTATATTATTGGGAGGTAGAGTGTTCTGATTATAAGGTACAATTCTTAGATGCACTTGTATGAAAATCATTTGGCACTAAAACTAATAAGGTCCACTCTAAAGAGTATTTTGAATGAATGCTGATTAATTATTAGTCCTAATGGTGACATTTATGTTAtcttcaaacaattaaaatcgattgttgccaaaaataaatattagttaaaaaatttatcttgaagTATCAGTAaataagtatgattttttttttttttaaaaattgctgcatTAATGATCTTGTATATTTGTGCTGctcttttgttattatatattttactggTGATCTCTAAAATATGcagaagtaatttaaattatatatatatataatgatattttaactaatttcaatttaatcaattttcaagattttatcttaatttagcccatagtaacttcattccaaaatattcgcttatttcatgatccaattccattgtctctacttaattaattcaagagaagctttgttaaactgctgaatcagctaaaactaactttcccacactccacgtgaagagacaaaatgccgctgatgaggcaaattcttttttaaaaatcaccctGTGTTTCCCCTCCTTGTccacgcgtgtaacgaaaatccctatcgaaatctcataatacattagcactgtaaagaaatattttccctatcaaaatcataggttatataagacctgGGATAAAATATCCAAGAGCTTTTtaccctcattcctttctgtgtgcttatcgcttgtacatatgcctgcttcttcaaaatgaaataaaacgacgtcacgaaattaaaagtatcttcactgtcttcaaac is a window encoding:
- the LOC129981527 gene encoding transcription initiation factor TFIID subunit 9B-like isoform X1; this translates as MAQTTDPLLSNIKSIPKDAQIIDAIVKDEGITDYEDRIINRLLEFVNKYAGNIIDDAQRLANHSNNKKTIDVQDVALAISQQSNKNFITTPDKELTAIMAKSKNTMPLPQIKSSSGMRLPPDRYSLIACNYRLKSPSKKPRNVNRNITTLSSNAVNKGSGSITSLNKPSPITSIVTKANTTTIVSKPSSSTS
- the LOC129981527 gene encoding transcription initiation factor TFIID subunit 9B-like isoform X2, producing MAQTTDPLLSNIKSIPKDAQIIDAIVKDEGITDYEDRIINRLLEFVNKYAGNIIDDAQRLANHSNNKKTIDVQDVALAISQQSNKNFITTPDKELTAIMAKSKNTMPLPQIKSSSGMRLPPDRYSLIACNYRLKSPSKKPRNVNRNITTLSSNAGS